The window TCGAGCGCCTTTACGCCTACTGCATCTGCACTTCCTTTGCCTTTGTTATATTCTTCGGCCCCTTTAATGTAGTAAAAGTAAAAGGCGAACGCACTAGCCGTTTTCGGATCTAAAACGCGCTTCCATTCATATTCAAAATCCTGTGCCGTCACGGGATTCCCATCCGACCATTTCGCATCATCGCGAATCGTGAACGTATAGACCTTTTTATCATCCGACACCTTCACATCACTGGCAGCTCCAAGGACAGGGTTTCCTTTTTGATCCTTCGTATAAAGTCCTTCAAACGTATGATCCAAGATCCATCCTGATGTCGTATCCGTTGCCAGCGCTGGGTCAAGCGATGGCGGCTCACTCATGGCGTTCAGCGTGATCGCCTGCTCGACATCACTCGATCCGCTGCCGCTTGAGGATGCGTCATCACTGCTGCATCCAGATAAAGCTGAAACCGATAAAAGCATTAAAGCGACAATAGCCAAAAAAGCTTTCTTCATTTCATTTCCCCCTCATTATGGATTGTTATCTTGTCAAGATCGGGCAAATCCGACCTGGTGAAACCTCAATCATATAGATGGCATGCCGCCCAATGGTCTTCTCTGACTTCCTTCCACTCCGGCACCTTTGCGGCGCAAACATCTGTTGCAAACGCACATCTTGTCCTGAAGCGGCAGCCGCTCGGCGGATCCATCGGACTTGGCGGATCGCCGGCGAGGACGATGCGCTCCCGTTTCCCTGCTGAACGCGGGTTGGGCATCGGGATGGCGGAAAGAAGCGCCTGCGTATAAGGATGCAATGGCTCCGCAAACAGCTTCGCGCTTGTCGTCAGCTCCATGATCTTTCCAAGGTACATAACGGCGATCCGGTCGCTGATATGCTTGACCATCCCAAGATCATGGGCGATAAAAAGGAAGGTCAGGTTCTCTTCTTCCTTCAGATCCTCGAGCAGGTTGATGATCTGCGCCTGGATGGACACATCGAGCGCAGAAATCGGTTCATCGGCCACGATAAACTTCGGTTTGACCGCCAGTGCACGTGCGATCCCGATCCGCTGGCGCTGTCCACCGCTGAACTCGTGCGGGAACCGCTTCGCATGATCCGGACTCAGGCCCACCCGTTCGAGCAGCTGATAAATCCGGTCCTTCCGCTCTTTTCCTTTTGCAAGCTTATGGGCATCGATGCCTTCAGCGATAATATCGCCGACCCGCATCCTTGGGTTCAAGGAAGAATGAGGATCCTGGAAAATCATCTGCATCTCACGATTGAACTGTCTGCTCTTTTGCTTATCCAGTTCATGAAGGTCCAGCCCTTCATACATCATCCGCCCATCCGTCGATCCCTGCAGTCCGACAATCG is drawn from Falsibacillus albus and contains these coding sequences:
- a CDS encoding ABC transporter ATP-binding protein, whose product is MAEKLLEVYNLKKHFKVGPEQYVKSVDDISFFIKKGETFGLVGESGSGKSTLGKTIVGLQGSTDGRMMYEGLDLHELDKQKSRQFNREMQMIFQDPHSSLNPRMRVGDIIAEGIDAHKLAKGKERKDRIYQLLERVGLSPDHAKRFPHEFSGGQRQRIGIARALAVKPKFIVADEPISALDVSIQAQIINLLEDLKEEENLTFLFIAHDLGMVKHISDRIAVMYLGKIMELTTSAKLFAEPLHPYTQALLSAIPMPNPRSAGKRERIVLAGDPPSPMDPPSGCRFRTRCAFATDVCAAKVPEWKEVREDHWAACHLYD